Proteins from a single region of Runella sp. SP2:
- a CDS encoding S41 family peptidase: MNHPILTLLILPLLGKTLFAQEKGKQLDGLVIQKSLQSISTAIQEKYVYPDKALLITNFLTSQYKLGKYSQLTSLKDLADNLTEDIHSIHHDKHLRIEYDIKLEQDIIRFNNSQEGKKEITELDISNEKSQNFFFRKLEILPSNIGYIEFTNFALPSEEAQKTIRSAMQFLSHTDALIIDLRNNRGGSGKSNNLLGYFFKEKTKTGRNFNRLTNTWTENFIAPADFFLDIPVYVLTSKRTFSAAEGFAYILQNQHNAVVVGESTSGGAHLTRSFSLGNGLVGFIPYLRSENEKTHTDWEGTGVIPEVRTEAKNALLFAHNKLLENKLKNANANEKSKIQWLINYNQSKTATIVLDSAKLARFTGRFAEFEITKQGTNLYFRDVNQSNKTPFQMTPISLTLFQVGEDYQVEFMNESGGQFQSINLSWSDGWAEKIDKKQ; encoded by the coding sequence ATGAATCACCCAATCTTGACTTTATTAATTCTACCGCTACTTGGGAAAACCTTATTTGCCCAAGAAAAAGGGAAGCAACTCGACGGCTTAGTCATTCAGAAATCCCTTCAAAGTATCAGTACGGCTATCCAAGAAAAGTACGTTTACCCTGATAAGGCGTTACTAATTACCAATTTTCTAACCAGCCAATATAAGTTAGGGAAATATAGTCAACTGACGTCTCTTAAAGATTTGGCGGATAACCTTACCGAAGACATCCATTCTATCCACCATGACAAGCATTTACGCATTGAGTACGACATAAAATTGGAACAAGATATTATCCGTTTTAACAATTCACAAGAGGGCAAAAAAGAAATAACTGAACTAGACATTTCTAACGAAAAATCACAAAATTTTTTCTTTAGAAAACTTGAAATTTTACCATCAAACATCGGCTATATCGAGTTTACAAACTTCGCTTTACCAAGCGAAGAAGCCCAAAAGACCATTCGGAGTGCGATGCAGTTTCTTTCGCATACCGATGCTTTAATTATTGATTTGCGCAACAACCGTGGAGGAAGTGGCAAATCGAACAATTTGCTGGGGTATTTTTTTAAAGAAAAAACAAAAACAGGCAGAAATTTCAATCGCCTAACAAACACTTGGACAGAAAACTTTATTGCGCCTGCGGATTTTTTCCTTGATATACCTGTTTACGTCCTAACAAGTAAAAGAACGTTTTCTGCGGCAGAAGGCTTCGCTTACATCTTACAAAACCAGCACAATGCCGTTGTGGTAGGAGAATCTACAAGTGGTGGTGCCCATCTAACCCGAAGTTTTAGTTTAGGAAATGGATTGGTAGGGTTTATCCCTTATTTACGAAGTGAGAATGAAAAAACGCATACCGATTGGGAAGGCACAGGGGTTATTCCTGAGGTACGTACAGAGGCTAAAAATGCGTTACTTTTTGCTCACAACAAACTGTTGGAGAACAAACTAAAAAATGCCAACGCAAATGAGAAAAGCAAGATACAATGGCTTATCAACTACAATCAATCCAAAACTGCTACAATTGTTCTGGACAGTGCCAAACTTGCTAGGTTTACGGGGCGTTTTGCCGAATTTGAAATTACGAAACAAGGTACTAATCTCTACTTTAGGGATGTAAATCAAAGCAATAAAACACCCTTTCAAATGACTCCCATTTCGCTAACATTATTTCAGGTAGGCGAAGATTATCAGGTAGAATTTATGAATGAGTCGGGAGGGCAATTCCAATCCATTAATCTAAGTTGGAGTGATGGGTGGGCCGAAAAAATAGACAAAAAACAGTAA
- a CDS encoding sensor histidine kinase → MTIERFRTFELWGISLLTAIYLLIAVSTDYSQYINVLRIINADEENRIFLSYNWWTNGFLPFLNIGLGVWSCWFIQSQYVVRLWQRDEQLKALLALTAAGFLLLAGVWSYLFLHDELVFRHDKNYNIIGAKLYNLFRLRNVAMISSGLFLSTSIYTVLSQLYQWVLQHQPEEENALTYQIIKEGSILALVGFVAFASFQILTNDMFIIPGFMWVLGSYLHVYLYHHHFIRWRGFRFYRYPESRAAIQKVLLLFGASLVVSFIGNLVHILFKIYHPYVVFPVQVEGVFMLSLVAWIGAIVVTIMRQLMVKPLETSLNRNQAELSALRAQINPHFLFNAMNTLYATSIEENAERTSQGIQQLSDMMRFMMHENNQDQIDIRQEVQYLRNYVDLQRLRISESDKFELKIELDDSLCLRSVAPMMLIPFVENAFKHGVSLRNHSWIFVKLHCDTEKLHFTVNNSLHPRSDQDPEKYSSGIGLVNVRKRLELLYPNRHHLLIHQTEKEFSVSLEIAINSKKIRTKKPSRIAGLFSFLA, encoded by the coding sequence ATGACCATCGAACGTTTTCGCACTTTTGAGCTTTGGGGAATCAGCCTTTTAACGGCTATTTATTTGCTCATTGCTGTTTCTACCGATTACAGCCAGTATATCAACGTCTTGCGTATTATTAATGCCGACGAAGAAAACCGCATTTTTTTGAGTTATAACTGGTGGACTAACGGCTTCTTGCCCTTTCTGAATATTGGTTTAGGAGTCTGGAGTTGTTGGTTTATCCAATCTCAGTACGTCGTCAGGCTATGGCAACGAGACGAACAACTTAAAGCGCTCTTGGCATTGACTGCCGCAGGCTTTTTATTGCTGGCTGGGGTTTGGAGTTACTTGTTTTTGCACGACGAATTGGTGTTTCGTCACGATAAAAACTACAACATCATCGGGGCTAAACTCTACAACTTGTTTCGCCTGCGCAACGTGGCCATGATTTCGAGTGGTCTTTTCCTTTCTACGTCTATTTACACCGTCCTTTCGCAGCTATACCAGTGGGTGTTGCAACATCAACCCGAGGAAGAAAATGCGCTCACTTATCAAATCATAAAAGAAGGAAGCATTCTGGCATTGGTTGGATTTGTGGCTTTTGCCAGCTTTCAAATTTTGACCAACGATATGTTTATTATTCCAGGTTTTATGTGGGTGCTTGGGTCGTACTTGCACGTCTATTTGTACCACCATCATTTTATCCGTTGGAGAGGTTTTCGTTTTTACCGCTACCCCGAGAGTCGGGCGGCAATCCAAAAAGTATTACTTCTGTTTGGAGCCAGTTTGGTCGTAAGTTTTATTGGAAATCTTGTTCATATTTTATTCAAAATCTATCACCCTTACGTGGTGTTTCCTGTACAAGTAGAAGGCGTTTTTATGTTAAGTCTTGTTGCTTGGATTGGGGCGATTGTGGTCACCATTATGCGGCAGTTGATGGTAAAACCGTTGGAAACCAGCCTCAACCGCAACCAAGCGGAGTTGTCGGCGTTACGGGCGCAAATCAACCCACACTTTTTATTTAACGCCATGAATACCCTTTACGCCACGTCTATTGAAGAAAATGCCGAACGCACCTCGCAAGGAATCCAGCAACTGTCGGACATGATGCGGTTTATGATGCACGAAAACAACCAAGACCAAATCGACATTCGACAAGAGGTGCAATATTTGCGCAACTACGTTGATTTACAGCGCCTTCGCATCAGCGAATCCGACAAATTTGAGTTAAAAATTGAGCTTGACGACTCGCTTTGTTTGCGCTCAGTAGCACCCATGATGCTCATTCCTTTTGTGGAAAATGCCTTCAAACACGGCGTAAGTTTGCGCAATCATTCGTGGATTTTTGTAAAACTCCACTGTGATACCGAAAAGCTCCACTTTACGGTCAACAACAGCCTACATCCGCGCAGCGACCAAGACCCCGAGAAATACTCATCGGGCATCGGGCTCGTCAATGTTCGCAAACGCTTGGAGCTTCTTTACCCCAATCGCCATCATTTACTGATTCATCAGACGGAAAAGGAATTTTCGGTCAGCCTAGAAATTGCCATTAATTCCAAAAAAATACGTACCAAAAAGCCATCACGCATCGCAGGTCTTTTTTCTTTTTTGGCGTAG
- a CDS encoding TonB-dependent receptor domain-containing protein → MMKTIISTPFFTKFVVLVSLSLLGFTSLQAQNAQKLAKVKGIVTDAQTNAPLSYATIRILKSTDSTLISGAITDDKGQLTVDVPYGQFYAVVEFIGYKSFKTSTFTLSKEQPSHDLGTLKIAASARTLDEVVVQAEKSSMELALDKKIFNVGKDLANAGGTAIDILSNVPSVSVDTEGNVKLRGSDGVRILIDGKPSGLVSFKGGAGLQQLQGNQIERVEIITNPSARYEAEGLSGIINIVLKKERKQGINGSFEVVTGFRPNYGVAANINYRKNKLNFFLNYGIAYRVPISAGRLYQEVYGKDTTAILQQNTSGNVKTIANTIRGGLDYFFNEKNILTASYQFRRTDVLRITDNTYKDYINSLSNLRTITDRQQRETEAEPYSEYSVTYKKTYNRKNQELIADVRYLTYWERSDQTYTQNSRFADGTPNKQGSLLQKSLNDEYENQLIATLDYVQPIGKDGKFETGIRSSFRDMVNDYIVTQQNAQGGFDALPGLDNYFIYKENIHGVYGILGNKTKKFSYQAGLRAEITDVTTILRETNQTNPRKYSNLFPSAHFTYNLNPDNAFQVSYSRRVRRPTYNDLSPYVTLSDQRNFFSGNPDLNPEFTNSFDLGHIYYFEKGSFTSSVYYRHTNGKVLRIRRVDAQGVSNTRPENLATEDAYGAEFTSNYTPFKWWKLDLNFNFFRAITNGQNLDATFKADTYSWFARQTSRFTLAKGTDLQVRANYEAPQQLPQGSRKSRTFVDLAFSKEILKGKGTLTCNVIDVFNSRYMRTITEGLNFYSEGTFGMRARQINLTVMYRLNQAAGTKKQKSLISGEEG, encoded by the coding sequence ATGATGAAAACGATTATCTCCACCCCCTTTTTTACAAAATTTGTTGTTTTAGTGAGCCTTTCGTTGTTGGGCTTTACTTCATTACAAGCCCAAAATGCCCAAAAATTGGCGAAAGTCAAGGGCATTGTCACCGACGCACAAACCAACGCACCGTTGTCGTATGCGACCATTAGAATCCTAAAAAGTACCGACAGTACGCTCATTTCGGGGGCTATTACCGACGATAAAGGCCAACTGACCGTGGATGTTCCCTATGGGCAATTCTATGCGGTGGTCGAGTTTATTGGCTACAAGTCCTTTAAAACCAGCACATTTACGCTTTCCAAAGAACAACCTTCGCATGACCTAGGAACGCTGAAAATAGCCGCCTCTGCCCGAACGTTGGACGAAGTGGTGGTACAAGCCGAAAAGAGCTCGATGGAATTGGCGTTGGACAAAAAAATATTCAACGTAGGTAAAGACCTTGCCAACGCGGGTGGAACGGCGATTGATATTTTGAGCAACGTACCCTCGGTGTCGGTCGATACGGAAGGAAATGTGAAACTACGCGGAAGCGATGGCGTACGGATTTTGATTGACGGAAAACCGTCAGGATTAGTGAGTTTTAAGGGCGGGGCAGGTTTGCAGCAATTGCAAGGTAATCAGATTGAGCGTGTCGAAATCATCACCAATCCATCGGCGCGGTACGAGGCCGAAGGTCTGTCGGGAATTATCAATATTGTCCTCAAAAAAGAGCGTAAACAGGGCATCAATGGCTCGTTTGAAGTAGTGACGGGTTTCCGACCCAACTACGGAGTGGCGGCCAATATCAATTATCGCAAAAACAAGCTTAATTTCTTCCTCAACTACGGCATTGCGTACCGTGTGCCGATTTCGGCAGGACGGTTGTACCAAGAGGTGTATGGCAAGGATACCACGGCGATTTTGCAACAAAATACCAGCGGAAACGTCAAAACCATTGCCAATACCATTCGCGGTGGCTTGGATTATTTTTTCAACGAAAAAAATATCCTGACGGCTTCGTACCAATTCCGTCGGACGGACGTGCTGCGGATTACCGACAATACGTATAAAGATTATATCAATTCTTTGTCGAACCTGCGAACCATCACCGACCGCCAACAGCGCGAAACCGAAGCCGAGCCGTATTCGGAGTATTCGGTGACGTATAAAAAAACGTATAATCGCAAAAATCAGGAGTTGATTGCAGATGTGCGTTATTTGACCTATTGGGAGCGTTCTGACCAAACTTATACCCAAAACAGCCGATTTGCCGACGGAACGCCGAATAAACAAGGCTCGTTGCTTCAAAAATCACTAAACGATGAGTACGAAAATCAACTCATTGCGACCTTAGACTACGTGCAGCCCATTGGGAAAGATGGCAAATTTGAAACAGGGATTCGTTCTAGTTTTCGTGATATGGTCAATGACTATATCGTAACCCAACAAAACGCCCAAGGCGGTTTTGACGCCTTACCAGGCTTGGATAACTATTTCATTTACAAAGAAAATATCCACGGAGTTTACGGGATTTTGGGAAATAAAACCAAGAAATTTAGCTACCAAGCGGGTTTGCGGGCTGAGATTACGGACGTAACGACGATTTTGCGGGAAACCAACCAAACCAATCCTCGTAAGTACAGCAACTTATTTCCAAGTGCACACTTTACTTACAACCTCAATCCTGACAACGCCTTTCAGGTGAGCTATAGCCGTCGGGTGCGGCGGCCAACTTACAACGACTTGAGCCCGTACGTGACCTTGTCGGATCAACGTAACTTTTTCTCAGGAAACCCCGATTTGAATCCTGAATTTACCAACTCGTTTGATTTAGGACACATCTATTATTTTGAAAAAGGGTCGTTTACGTCGTCGGTGTATTATCGTCATACCAACGGAAAAGTACTCCGTATTCGTCGGGTGGACGCGCAGGGAGTTTCAAATACCCGTCCCGAAAACTTGGCCACAGAAGATGCGTACGGGGCTGAATTTACGAGCAATTACACGCCGTTTAAGTGGTGGAAATTAGACCTCAACTTTAACTTTTTCCGCGCCATTACCAACGGCCAAAACCTCGACGCGACCTTCAAAGCCGATACTTACAGCTGGTTTGCCCGCCAAACGTCACGTTTTACGCTTGCTAAAGGCACTGATTTGCAAGTCCGTGCCAATTATGAAGCACCTCAGCAACTTCCGCAAGGAAGCCGTAAGTCCCGTACATTTGTTGACTTGGCGTTTAGCAAAGAAATTCTCAAAGGCAAAGGCACGCTTACTTGCAACGTCATCGACGTGTTTAACTCGCGCTATATGCGTACCATTACCGAAGGCTTAAACTTCTACTCAGAAGGAACTTTTGGGATGCGTGCTCGCCAAATCAACCTGACCGTTATGTATCGCCTCAACCAAGCCGCTGGCACCAAAAAGCAAAAGAGCTTAATTAGCGGCGAGGAAGGGTAG
- a CDS encoding heme-binding domain-containing protein: MKNKILIGLGAVLILIQFIRPEKNISDDRTYDVSTKYAVPADVKSLLKVACDDCHSNKTEYPWYSNIQPVAWFLDHHVTDGKRHLNFSNFTSRSVAYQNHKFEETIEMIKEGEMPLESYTYFGLHSGAKLTEAQKQTLINWAQTNMDSLKAQYPADSLVLRRPQGK; encoded by the coding sequence ATGAAAAACAAAATTTTGATTGGTTTGGGAGCGGTTTTGATTCTCATCCAATTTATCCGACCTGAGAAAAATATTTCTGACGACCGTACGTACGACGTTTCGACCAAATATGCCGTTCCTGCGGACGTAAAAAGCCTTTTGAAAGTAGCGTGTGACGATTGCCACAGCAATAAAACCGAATATCCGTGGTATTCAAACATTCAGCCTGTGGCTTGGTTTTTGGATCACCACGTCACCGACGGAAAGCGGCATCTCAATTTTTCAAACTTTACGTCGCGCTCGGTGGCGTACCAAAACCATAAGTTTGAAGAAACCATCGAGATGATTAAAGAAGGAGAAATGCCGCTGGAGTCTTACACTTATTTTGGGCTACATTCAGGAGCTAAATTGACCGAAGCGCAAAAACAAACCCTTATCAACTGGGCACAAACCAACATGGACTCGCTCAAAGCGCAGTACCCTGCCGATAGTCTTGTGTTGCGCCGCCCACAAGGGAAGTAA
- a CDS encoding sialidase family protein yields the protein MMNVSAFLPLVLVGVLGSFFPTATPTPSEIVICHGESTPEFTTWVSTNTNFAVSPIDLDPTKTYSMPLLAETPRGELMLSWTEKDVSGMTSFCVAFSKDKGKTFAEKKTIFSGNGIGNSRMMRAKVLSKKDGSFVAVFSNRGEAGAAPASGRGGGRSSNIVYCVSKDGGTTWTAPQSVDSDPKQGIVRGFFDAVVLPNDEIAVAYLKDVANSTKHEERDLRLVVSKGGVMQPERLLDAVVCDCCPINLSVDANGAFTVVYRDNNDDIRDMARLISTDNAATFSKSAIVYNDNWKIMGCPHSGAISTQYGKSELLAWFSGSDQEKGIRLTTREGKKFFVLTEASAKNPALTSNGNSAVMLWEQSKGEGTPTQIAYRKIAEGQVSETTWIADATNATNSTGIVLGNQLVVAYEAKQADGKNSLKFSYVSL from the coding sequence ATGATGAATGTAAGCGCATTTCTTCCGCTCGTGTTGGTAGGCGTATTGGGGAGTTTTTTCCCAACAGCCACGCCGACGCCCTCCGAAATTGTTATTTGTCACGGTGAAAGTACGCCCGAATTTACAACTTGGGTTTCTACCAATACCAACTTTGCTGTTTCCCCCATCGACCTTGACCCAACGAAAACCTACTCCATGCCTTTGTTGGCCGAAACTCCCAGAGGGGAATTGATGCTTTCGTGGACTGAAAAAGATGTTTCAGGAATGACCTCTTTCTGCGTAGCGTTTTCAAAAGATAAAGGCAAAACATTTGCGGAAAAGAAGACCATTTTTAGTGGTAACGGCATTGGTAATAGCCGTATGATGCGTGCCAAAGTGCTTTCTAAAAAGGATGGCAGCTTTGTAGCGGTGTTTTCCAACCGTGGAGAAGCTGGGGCCGCACCCGCTTCAGGACGCGGAGGAGGTCGTTCTTCTAACATTGTGTATTGTGTTTCCAAAGACGGAGGGACTACGTGGACAGCGCCGCAGTCGGTGGATTCTGATCCTAAACAAGGAATTGTGCGTGGTTTCTTTGATGCAGTGGTTTTGCCAAACGATGAAATCGCCGTGGCGTACTTGAAAGACGTGGCCAATAGCACCAAACACGAAGAACGGGATTTGCGTTTGGTCGTCTCAAAAGGAGGCGTAATGCAGCCTGAACGTTTATTGGATGCGGTGGTGTGCGATTGTTGCCCTATCAATTTGTCGGTGGATGCGAACGGAGCGTTTACGGTGGTTTATCGCGACAACAACGACGATATTCGCGACATGGCACGTTTGATTTCGACGGATAACGCAGCTACGTTTTCAAAGTCAGCGATTGTTTATAATGACAACTGGAAAATCATGGGTTGCCCTCACAGCGGAGCGATTTCGACGCAGTACGGCAAAAGTGAGCTTTTGGCGTGGTTTTCGGGTTCTGACCAAGAAAAAGGGATTCGCCTAACGACGAGAGAGGGGAAGAAATTCTTTGTCTTGACCGAGGCTTCTGCCAAAAATCCCGCCTTGACCAGCAATGGAAATTCGGCAGTGATGCTCTGGGAACAAAGTAAAGGTGAAGGTACGCCAACTCAGATTGCGTATCGTAAAATTGCGGAAGGGCAAGTGTCAGAAACAACGTGGATAGCAGACGCCACCAATGCGACCAATTCAACTGGGATTGTTCTTGGTAATCAGTTGGTTGTAGCTTACGAAGCAAAGCAAGCTGACGGCAAAAACAGTTTAAAATTTAGCTACGTATCACTATGA
- the corA gene encoding magnesium/cobalt transporter CorA, which yields MVRIFYREGKHIKRENDVREIGHIKQILWIDLQSPTQEEEEWVETKCDISFQTPQEIVEIESSSRYFEQNDTINANSNFLKINADGYAIYPVSLLIREGVLFTYRDGDSKTFADTVRKMKVSQETFQNGVDILLLLLETRIESDADVLEGLSRDISTISKDLNREQKAKQEILLKINMMQENTMLLRETIIDKQRVLSGILRSQFFPDDRKERLRIVLKDISSLLEYSTFNFERLEYLQNTFMGLINLEQNQIIKIFTVFTIIFMPPTLIAGIFGMNYTILPSSTHPFGFWFSLLLMIFSMAAMWFFFKRKHWI from the coding sequence ATGGTACGTATTTTTTATCGTGAAGGAAAGCACATCAAACGCGAAAACGACGTTCGCGAAATTGGACACATCAAGCAAATTTTGTGGATAGACTTGCAGTCACCCACGCAAGAAGAAGAAGAATGGGTCGAAACCAAGTGCGATATTAGTTTCCAGACACCCCAAGAAATTGTGGAAATTGAGAGCAGTTCGCGGTATTTTGAACAAAACGATACCATCAATGCTAACTCTAATTTTTTGAAAATCAACGCGGACGGCTACGCGATTTACCCCGTTTCGCTCCTGATTCGGGAAGGCGTGCTGTTTACCTATCGTGATGGCGACTCAAAGACCTTTGCCGATACGGTTCGGAAAATGAAAGTGAGTCAAGAGACTTTTCAAAACGGGGTTGATATTCTTCTTCTTTTGCTCGAAACCCGCATCGAAAGCGACGCCGACGTGCTCGAAGGACTCTCACGGGACATTAGTACCATTAGCAAAGACCTCAATCGGGAACAAAAAGCAAAGCAAGAAATTCTGCTGAAAATCAATATGATGCAAGAAAATACCATGCTCTTGCGCGAAACTATTATTGATAAACAACGGGTTTTGTCGGGCATTCTACGAAGCCAATTTTTTCCCGATGATAGAAAAGAACGCTTACGCATTGTGTTGAAAGACATTAGCTCGCTTTTGGAATACAGTACCTTCAATTTTGAGCGATTGGAGTATTTGCAAAATACCTTTATGGGTCTTATCAATCTTGAACAAAACCAGATTATCAAGATTTTTACGGTCTTTACCATCATTTTTATGCCTCCTACGCTGATTGCGGGTATTTTTGGAATGAACTATACCATTTTGCCAAGCAGCACGCATCCCTTTGGATTTTGGTTCTCGTTATTGCTCATGATTTTTTCAATGGCCGCCATGTGGTTTTTCTTCAAACGGAAACATTGGATATAG